From the Lathyrus oleraceus cultivar Zhongwan6 chromosome 4, CAAS_Psat_ZW6_1.0, whole genome shotgun sequence genome, one window contains:
- the LOC127076352 gene encoding probable phospholipid-transporting ATPase 4 isoform X1 — MARGRIRARLRRSHFYTFGCLRPSTTEEGPHPLQGPGYSRTVHCNQSHLHEKRPFYYCKNDISTTKYNVLTFFPKALFEQFRRVANIYFLLAACLSASPISPFSALSMIAPLAFVVGLSMAKEALEDSRRFVQDVKVNRRKVNHHKGDGVFGHRSWQNIMVGDVVKVEKDKFFPADILLLSSSYEDGICYVETMNLDGETNLKVKRSLESTLALDSDVAFKDFSGTIRCEDPNPNLYTFVGNLEYERQVYPLDPSQILLRDSKLRNTEYIYGVVIFTGHDSKVMQNSTRSPSKRSTVEKKMDYIIYTLFTVLIFISVISTIGFVVKTEYQITKWWYLRPDDIESQYDPQKVGVAGLSHLITALILYGYLIPISLYVSIEVVKVLQATFINQDIQMYDEETGTPADARTSNLNEELGQVDTILSDKTGTLTCNQMDFLKCSIAGAPYGACSSEVELAAAKQIASDLEGDSDLSNFPMPNKKRHVSWENVGRADEIELETVVTSKGDEDERHTIKGFGFEDDRLMNGNWLQEPNSDDILLFFRILAVCHTAIPELNEETGGFTYEAESPDEGSFLVAAREFGFEFFRRTQSSIFTHERISASGEVIEREYKLLNLLDFTSKRKRMSVIVRDEEGQLFLLCKGADSIIFDRLSKNGKMYLEATTKHLNDYGEAGLRTLALAYRRLEEKEYSDWNNEFQKAKAAVGADREAMLEQVSEDMEKDLILVGATAIEDKLQNGVPECIDKLAQAGLKIWVLTGDKMETAINIGFSCSLLRQGMKQICITTNSDSAPNDVKQFFCLTPQAIKDSILNQITNATQMIKLEKDPHAAFSLIIDGKTLTYALEDDVKHQFLGLAVDCASVICCRVSPKQKAMVTRLVKEGTGKTTLAIGDGANDVGMIQEADIGVGISGVEGMQAVMASDFSIAQFRFLERLIVVHGHWCYKRIAQMICYFFYKNIAFGLTIFFFEAFTGFSGQSVYDDWYMILFNVVLTSLPVISLGVFEQDVSSEVCLQFPALYQQGPKNLFFDWYRILGWMANGVYSSLVIFFLTVTIFYDHAFRIDGQTADMGAVGTTMFTCIVWAVNCQIALTMSHFTWIQHLFVWGSITTWYLFLAIYGTLSPDYSKSAHQLLVEALGPAPIYWSTTLLVTVACILPYLVHISYQRCFNPMDHHIIQEIKHYKKDIEDQHMWVRESSKARQETKIGFTARVEAKIRQLKGKLQKKQSYLAAMSPLHT; from the exons ATGGCACGAGGAAGGATAAGGGCGAGGCTTCGGAGGAGCCATTTTTACACATTTGGTTGTCTTCGACCTTCTACCACTGAAGAGGGTCCTCATCCACTTCAAGGTCCTGGGTACTCGCGGACCGTGCACTGCAACCAGTCTCACCTCCATGAGAAGAGACCTTTCTATTACTGCAAGAATGATATTTCCACAACCAAATACAATGTGCTTACATTTTTTCCCAAGGCACTATTTGAACAGTTTCGTAGAGTTGCTAATATTTACTTTCTTTTGGCTGCGTGCCTCTCAGCCTCTCCTATTTCACCTTTTAGTGCACTGAGTATGATTGCTCCTTTGGCATTTGTTGTCGGGCTTAGTATGGCAAAGGAAGCATTGGAAGATTCGCGGAGGTTTGTTCAAGATGTTAAAGTTAACCGCCGAAAAGTTAATCACCATAAAGGCGATGGTGTTTTTGGACACAGGTCATGGCAGAACATTATGGTTGGGGATGTAGTAAAAGTAGAAAAGGATAAGTTTTTTCCAGCTGATATTCTTCTCTTGTCATCAAGTTATGAGGATGGGATATGCTATGTGGAGACAATGAATTTAGATGGTGAGACCAACTTGAAGGTAAAAAGATCTTTGGAGTCTACCTTGGCCCTAGATAGTGATGTGGCTTTTAAGGATTTCAGTGGAACAATAAGATGTGAAGATCCAAACCCCAACCTTTACACTTTTGTTGGAAACTTAGAGTATGAACGCCAGGTTTATCCTCTCGATCCTAGTCAAATTCTCCTTCGAGATTCTAAGCTCAGGAACACAGAATACATCTATGGAGTGGTCATTTTCACTGGTCATGACAGTAAAGTCATGCAGAATTCGACCAGATCCCCTTCAAAAAGGAGCACAGTAGAAAAGAAGATGGATTATATCATATACACTCTCTTTACTGTCCTTATCTTTATATCTGTCATTAGTACCATAGGATTTGTTGTCAAGACTGAATACCAAATTACAAAGTGGTGGTACTTACGCCCTGACGATATCGAATCTCAGTATGATCCCCAGAAAGTTGGAGTGGCTGGGTTGAGTCATTTGATAACTGCTCTGATTCTCTATGGATATTTGATACCCATCTCACTTTATGTTTCAATTGAGGTTGTGAAGGTTTTACAGGCAACTTTCATTAACCAAGACATTCAAATGTATGATGAAGAAACCGGAACTCCAGCTGACGCACGGACTTCAAATTTGAACGAAGAGTTGGGTCAGGTGGATACAATTCTCTCTGATAAAACTGGAACGTTGACCTGCAATCAGATGGACTTTTTGAAGTGCTCTATTGCGGGTGCTCCATATGGTGCTTGTTCTAGTGAAGTTGAACTTGCTGCAGCAAAGCAGATAGCTTCTGATCTTGAGGGGGATTCAGATCTCTCCAATTTCCCGATGCCTAATAAGAAACGGCATGTCTCATGGGAGAATGTTGGAAGAGCTGACGAAATTGAACTAGAGACTGTTGTTACTTCCAAAGGTGACGAGGATGAAAGGCATACCATAAAGGGATTTGGTTTTGAAGACGACCGTCTTATGAATGGTAATTGGTTGCAAGAGCCCAATTCCGATGACATTTTATTATTTTTCCGAATACTTGCTGTTTGCCATACTGCCATTCCTGAGCTGAATGAGGAGACGGGCGGTTTTACATATGAAGCCGAGTCTCCAGATGAAGGGTCTTTTCTCGTAGCAGCAAGAGAATTTGGCTTTGAGTTTTTTAGGAGGACTCAGTCAAGTATTTTTACACACGAAAGAATATCGGCTTCGGGAGAAGTGATTGAAAG GGAGTACAAACTCTTGAATCTACTAGATTTCACAAGTAAAAGAAAGCGTATGTCAGTGATTGTCCGTGATGAGGAGGGCCAACTTTTTCTTCTATGCAAGGGGGCTGACAG TATCATATTTGATCGTTTGTCCAAGAATGGAAAAATGTATTTGGAGGCTACTACCAAACATTTAAATGACTATGGAGAAGCAGGTTTGCGAACACTGGCTCTGGCCTATAGAAGGCTTGAAGAAAAAGAGTACTCGGATTGGAACAATGAGTTTCAGAAAGCTAAAGCAGCTGTTGGGGCTGATAGAGAGGCAATGCTTGAGCAGGTATCAGAGGATATGGAAAAAGACTTGATTCTTGTTGGGGCTACTGCCATAGAAGACAAATTGCAGAATGGG GTTCCTGAGTGCATTGATAAACTTGCTCAAGCTGGTCTCAAGATTTGGGTATTGACGGGAGATAAGATGGAAACTGCAATCAACATTGG ATTTTCCTGCAGTTTGCTTCGACAGGGAATGAAGCAGATCTGTATAACAACAAATTCTGACTCAGCACCCAATGATGTCAAACAG TTCTTTTGCTTAACACCGCAGGCCATCAAGGACAGCATATTAAATCAAATCACCAATGCCACACAAATGATAAAGCTGGAGAAGGATCCTCATGCAGCATTTTCATTAATTATTGATGGAAAAACACTGACATATGCTTTAGAAGATGATGTGAAGCACCAGTTTTTGGGACTGGCAGTTGATTGTGCATCTGTTATCTGTTGTCGGGTGTCTCCCAAGCAAAAGGCAATG GTCACAAGGTTGGTAAAAGAAGGAACTGGGAAGACCACTCTCGCAATCGGTGATGGTGCCAATGATGTTGGCATGATACAAGAAGCAGACATTGGTGTTGGAATCAGTGGGGTTGAAGGTATGCAG GCAGTGATGGCTAGTGACTTTTCGATTGCCCAATTTCGATTTTTGGAGCGGCTTATAGTGGTCCATGGACACTGGTGTTACAAGAGAATTGCCCAGATG ATATGTTATTTCTTCTACAAGAATATAGCATTTGGCCTCACCATATTCTTTTTTGAGGCGTTTACCGGCTTCTCTGGCCAATCAGTTTATGATGACTGGTACATGATATTGTTCAATGTTGTTCTGACATCATTACCTGTCATTTCACTTGGTGTTTTTGAACAAGATGTTTCATCGGAAGTTTGTTTACAG TTTCCAGCATTGTACCAACAAGGACCAAAAAATTTGTTCTTTGATTGGTATAGAATATTGGGATGGATGGCCAATGGTGTATATTCCTCCCTAGTCATCTTCTTCCTCACTGTCACCATATTCTACGATCACGCATTCCGTATTGATGGCCAGACGGCTGACATGGGCGCTGTCGGAACCACAATGTTCACTTGCATCGTCTGGGCTGTCAACTGCCAAATTGCTCTTACAATGAGTCACTTTACATGGATTCAACATCTGTTTGTATGGGGTAGCATAACAACTTGGTACCTTTTTCTTGCGATATACGGCACACTTTCTCCTGACTATTCAAAGAGTGCTCACCAGTTACTGGTTGAAGCTCTTGGACCTGCGCCTATTTATTGGTCAACAACACTTTTAGTTACAGTTGCATGCATTCTTCCTTATCTTGTCCACATATCTTACCAAAGATGTTTTAATCCCATGGATCACCACATTATCCAAGAAATCAAACACTACAAGAAAGATATTGAGGATCAACACATGTGGGTGAGGGAGAGTTCCAAAGCCAGACAAGAAACCAAGATTGGATTCACTGCAAGAGTGGAAGCAAAGATCAGACAATTGAAGGGAAAGCTGCAGAAAAAACAATCTTACTTGGCTGCTATGTCCCCATTACATACATAA
- the LOC127076352 gene encoding probable phospholipid-transporting ATPase 4 isoform X2 translates to MARGRIRARLRRSHFYTFGCLRPSTTEEGPHPLQGPGYSRTVHCNQSHLHEKRPFYYCKNDISTTKYNVLTFFPKALFEQFRRVANIYFLLAACLSASPISPFSALSMIAPLAFVVGLSMAKEALEDSRRFVQDVKVNRRKVNHHKGDGVFGHRSWQNIMVGDVVKVEKDKFFPADILLLSSSYEDGICYVETMNLDGETNLKVKRSLESTLALDSDVAFKDFSGTIRCEDPNPNLYTFVGNLEYERQVYPLDPSQILLRDSKLRNTEYIYGVVIFTGHDSKVMQNSTRSPSKRSTVEKKMDYIIYTLFTVLIFISVISTIGFVVKTEYQITKWWYLRPDDIESQYDPQKVGVAGLSHLITALILYGYLIPISLYVSIEVVKVLQATFINQDIQMYDEETGTPADARTSNLNEELGQVDTILSDKTGTLTCNQMDFLKCSIAGAPYGACSSEVELAAAKQIASDLEGDSDLSNFPMPNKKRHVSWENVGRADEIELETVVTSKGDEDERHTIKGFGFEDDRLMNGNWLQEPNSDDILLFFRILAVCHTAIPELNEETGGFTYEAESPDEGSFLVAAREFGFEFFRRTQSSIFTHERISASGEVIEREYKLLNLLDFTSKRKRMSVIVRDEEGQLFLLCKGADSIIFDRLSKNGKMYLEATTKHLNDYGEAGLRTLALAYRRLEEKEYSDWNNEFQKAKAAVGADREAMLEQVSEDMEKDLILVGATAIEDKLQNGVPECIDKLAQAGLKIWVLTGDKMETAINIGFSCSLLRQGMKQICITTNSDSAPNDVKQAIKDSILNQITNATQMIKLEKDPHAAFSLIIDGKTLTYALEDDVKHQFLGLAVDCASVICCRVSPKQKAMVTRLVKEGTGKTTLAIGDGANDVGMIQEADIGVGISGVEGMQAVMASDFSIAQFRFLERLIVVHGHWCYKRIAQMICYFFYKNIAFGLTIFFFEAFTGFSGQSVYDDWYMILFNVVLTSLPVISLGVFEQDVSSEVCLQFPALYQQGPKNLFFDWYRILGWMANGVYSSLVIFFLTVTIFYDHAFRIDGQTADMGAVGTTMFTCIVWAVNCQIALTMSHFTWIQHLFVWGSITTWYLFLAIYGTLSPDYSKSAHQLLVEALGPAPIYWSTTLLVTVACILPYLVHISYQRCFNPMDHHIIQEIKHYKKDIEDQHMWVRESSKARQETKIGFTARVEAKIRQLKGKLQKKQSYLAAMSPLHT, encoded by the exons ATGGCACGAGGAAGGATAAGGGCGAGGCTTCGGAGGAGCCATTTTTACACATTTGGTTGTCTTCGACCTTCTACCACTGAAGAGGGTCCTCATCCACTTCAAGGTCCTGGGTACTCGCGGACCGTGCACTGCAACCAGTCTCACCTCCATGAGAAGAGACCTTTCTATTACTGCAAGAATGATATTTCCACAACCAAATACAATGTGCTTACATTTTTTCCCAAGGCACTATTTGAACAGTTTCGTAGAGTTGCTAATATTTACTTTCTTTTGGCTGCGTGCCTCTCAGCCTCTCCTATTTCACCTTTTAGTGCACTGAGTATGATTGCTCCTTTGGCATTTGTTGTCGGGCTTAGTATGGCAAAGGAAGCATTGGAAGATTCGCGGAGGTTTGTTCAAGATGTTAAAGTTAACCGCCGAAAAGTTAATCACCATAAAGGCGATGGTGTTTTTGGACACAGGTCATGGCAGAACATTATGGTTGGGGATGTAGTAAAAGTAGAAAAGGATAAGTTTTTTCCAGCTGATATTCTTCTCTTGTCATCAAGTTATGAGGATGGGATATGCTATGTGGAGACAATGAATTTAGATGGTGAGACCAACTTGAAGGTAAAAAGATCTTTGGAGTCTACCTTGGCCCTAGATAGTGATGTGGCTTTTAAGGATTTCAGTGGAACAATAAGATGTGAAGATCCAAACCCCAACCTTTACACTTTTGTTGGAAACTTAGAGTATGAACGCCAGGTTTATCCTCTCGATCCTAGTCAAATTCTCCTTCGAGATTCTAAGCTCAGGAACACAGAATACATCTATGGAGTGGTCATTTTCACTGGTCATGACAGTAAAGTCATGCAGAATTCGACCAGATCCCCTTCAAAAAGGAGCACAGTAGAAAAGAAGATGGATTATATCATATACACTCTCTTTACTGTCCTTATCTTTATATCTGTCATTAGTACCATAGGATTTGTTGTCAAGACTGAATACCAAATTACAAAGTGGTGGTACTTACGCCCTGACGATATCGAATCTCAGTATGATCCCCAGAAAGTTGGAGTGGCTGGGTTGAGTCATTTGATAACTGCTCTGATTCTCTATGGATATTTGATACCCATCTCACTTTATGTTTCAATTGAGGTTGTGAAGGTTTTACAGGCAACTTTCATTAACCAAGACATTCAAATGTATGATGAAGAAACCGGAACTCCAGCTGACGCACGGACTTCAAATTTGAACGAAGAGTTGGGTCAGGTGGATACAATTCTCTCTGATAAAACTGGAACGTTGACCTGCAATCAGATGGACTTTTTGAAGTGCTCTATTGCGGGTGCTCCATATGGTGCTTGTTCTAGTGAAGTTGAACTTGCTGCAGCAAAGCAGATAGCTTCTGATCTTGAGGGGGATTCAGATCTCTCCAATTTCCCGATGCCTAATAAGAAACGGCATGTCTCATGGGAGAATGTTGGAAGAGCTGACGAAATTGAACTAGAGACTGTTGTTACTTCCAAAGGTGACGAGGATGAAAGGCATACCATAAAGGGATTTGGTTTTGAAGACGACCGTCTTATGAATGGTAATTGGTTGCAAGAGCCCAATTCCGATGACATTTTATTATTTTTCCGAATACTTGCTGTTTGCCATACTGCCATTCCTGAGCTGAATGAGGAGACGGGCGGTTTTACATATGAAGCCGAGTCTCCAGATGAAGGGTCTTTTCTCGTAGCAGCAAGAGAATTTGGCTTTGAGTTTTTTAGGAGGACTCAGTCAAGTATTTTTACACACGAAAGAATATCGGCTTCGGGAGAAGTGATTGAAAG GGAGTACAAACTCTTGAATCTACTAGATTTCACAAGTAAAAGAAAGCGTATGTCAGTGATTGTCCGTGATGAGGAGGGCCAACTTTTTCTTCTATGCAAGGGGGCTGACAG TATCATATTTGATCGTTTGTCCAAGAATGGAAAAATGTATTTGGAGGCTACTACCAAACATTTAAATGACTATGGAGAAGCAGGTTTGCGAACACTGGCTCTGGCCTATAGAAGGCTTGAAGAAAAAGAGTACTCGGATTGGAACAATGAGTTTCAGAAAGCTAAAGCAGCTGTTGGGGCTGATAGAGAGGCAATGCTTGAGCAGGTATCAGAGGATATGGAAAAAGACTTGATTCTTGTTGGGGCTACTGCCATAGAAGACAAATTGCAGAATGGG GTTCCTGAGTGCATTGATAAACTTGCTCAAGCTGGTCTCAAGATTTGGGTATTGACGGGAGATAAGATGGAAACTGCAATCAACATTGG ATTTTCCTGCAGTTTGCTTCGACAGGGAATGAAGCAGATCTGTATAACAACAAATTCTGACTCAGCACCCAATGATGTCAAACAG GCCATCAAGGACAGCATATTAAATCAAATCACCAATGCCACACAAATGATAAAGCTGGAGAAGGATCCTCATGCAGCATTTTCATTAATTATTGATGGAAAAACACTGACATATGCTTTAGAAGATGATGTGAAGCACCAGTTTTTGGGACTGGCAGTTGATTGTGCATCTGTTATCTGTTGTCGGGTGTCTCCCAAGCAAAAGGCAATG GTCACAAGGTTGGTAAAAGAAGGAACTGGGAAGACCACTCTCGCAATCGGTGATGGTGCCAATGATGTTGGCATGATACAAGAAGCAGACATTGGTGTTGGAATCAGTGGGGTTGAAGGTATGCAG GCAGTGATGGCTAGTGACTTTTCGATTGCCCAATTTCGATTTTTGGAGCGGCTTATAGTGGTCCATGGACACTGGTGTTACAAGAGAATTGCCCAGATG ATATGTTATTTCTTCTACAAGAATATAGCATTTGGCCTCACCATATTCTTTTTTGAGGCGTTTACCGGCTTCTCTGGCCAATCAGTTTATGATGACTGGTACATGATATTGTTCAATGTTGTTCTGACATCATTACCTGTCATTTCACTTGGTGTTTTTGAACAAGATGTTTCATCGGAAGTTTGTTTACAG TTTCCAGCATTGTACCAACAAGGACCAAAAAATTTGTTCTTTGATTGGTATAGAATATTGGGATGGATGGCCAATGGTGTATATTCCTCCCTAGTCATCTTCTTCCTCACTGTCACCATATTCTACGATCACGCATTCCGTATTGATGGCCAGACGGCTGACATGGGCGCTGTCGGAACCACAATGTTCACTTGCATCGTCTGGGCTGTCAACTGCCAAATTGCTCTTACAATGAGTCACTTTACATGGATTCAACATCTGTTTGTATGGGGTAGCATAACAACTTGGTACCTTTTTCTTGCGATATACGGCACACTTTCTCCTGACTATTCAAAGAGTGCTCACCAGTTACTGGTTGAAGCTCTTGGACCTGCGCCTATTTATTGGTCAACAACACTTTTAGTTACAGTTGCATGCATTCTTCCTTATCTTGTCCACATATCTTACCAAAGATGTTTTAATCCCATGGATCACCACATTATCCAAGAAATCAAACACTACAAGAAAGATATTGAGGATCAACACATGTGGGTGAGGGAGAGTTCCAAAGCCAGACAAGAAACCAAGATTGGATTCACTGCAAGAGTGGAAGCAAAGATCAGACAATTGAAGGGAAAGCTGCAGAAAAAACAATCTTACTTGGCTGCTATGTCCCCATTACATACATAA